In Pelobates fuscus isolate aPelFus1 unplaced genomic scaffold, aPelFus1.pri scaffold_24, whole genome shotgun sequence, one genomic interval encodes:
- the LOC134584768 gene encoding histone H2B 1.1-like — translation MPDPAKSAPAPKKGSKKAVTKTQKKDGKKRRKSRKESYAIYVYKVLKQVHPDTGISSKAMGIMNSFVNDIFERIAGEASRLAHYNKRSTITSREIQTAVRLLLPGELAKHAVSEGTKAVTKYTSAK, via the coding sequence ATGCCTGATCCAGCAAAGTCCGCACCAGCCCCCaagaaaggctccaaaaaagccgtcaccaagactcagaagaaagatggcaagaagcgtagaaagagcaggaaggagagctatgccatctacgtgtacaaggtgctgaaGCAGGTCCATCCCGACACCGGCATCTCCTCCAAGGCAATGGGGATCATGAactcctttgtcaatgatatctttgagcgcatcgcaggagaagcttctcgcctggctcactacaacaagcgctccaccatcacctcccgggagatccagactgccgtgcgcctgctactacccggagagctggcaaagcacgccgtgtctgagggcaccaaggctgtcacaaagtacaccagcgccaagtaa
- the LOC134584852 gene encoding histone H2A type 2-B-like, protein MSGRGKQGGKTRAKAKTRSSRAGLQFPVGRVHRLLRKGNYAERVGAGAPVYLAAVLEYLTAEILELAGNAARDNKKTRIIPRHLQLAVRNDEELNKLLGGVTIAQGGVLPNIQAVLLPKKTESHKPKSK, encoded by the coding sequence ATGTCTGGCCGCGGAAAGCAAGGTGGAAAGACCCGTGCAAAGGCGAAGACTCGCTCATCCCGAGCGGGACTTCAGTTCCCAGTCGGCAGAGTCCACCGTTTGCTGAGGAAGGGCAATTATGCAGAGCGTGTGGGAGCCGGTGCCCCCGtctatctggctgcagtgctggagtacctgaccgctgagattctggagctggcagggaatgccgctagagacaacaaaaagacccgcatcattccccgccatctccagctcgctgtccgtaacgatgaagagctcaacaaactgctgggaggagtgactatcgcccagggaggtgtcctgcctaacatccaggctgtgctgctgcccaagaagaCCGAGAGCCACAAGCCCAAGAGCAAGTAA
- the LOC134584809 gene encoding histone H3: MARTKQTARKSTGGKAPRKQLATKAARKSAPATGGVKKPHRYRPGTVALREIRRYQKSTELLIRKLPFQRLVREIAQDFKTDLRFQSSAVMALQEASEAYLVGLFEDTNLCAIHAKRVTIMPKDIQLARRIRGERA; this comes from the coding sequence ATGGCCAGAACTAAGCAGACAGCCCGTAAGTCGACCGGAGGCAAGGCTCCCCGCAAGCAGCTAGCCACCAAAGCTGCTAGAAAGAGCGCCCCAGCTACCGGGGGAGTGAAAAAGCCTCACCGTTACCGTCCAGGAACTGTGGCTCTCAGGGAGATCCGCCGTTATCAGAAGTCCACCGAGCTGCTCATCCGCAAGCTGCCCTTCCAGCGCCTTGTCCGTGAGATCGCTCAGGATTTCAAGACTGATCTGCGCTTCCAGAGCTCTGCTGTCATGGCTCTGCAAGAggctagcgaggcttacctggttgGTCTTTTTGAGGATACCAACTTGTGCGCCATCCACGCTAAGAGGGTCACAATCATGCCCAAAGACATCCAGCTGGCTCGTAGGATCCGAGGCGAACGTGCTTAA